A single genomic interval of Myxocyprinus asiaticus isolate MX2 ecotype Aquarium Trade chromosome 19, UBuf_Myxa_2, whole genome shotgun sequence harbors:
- the LOC127410392 gene encoding secernin-2, with protein sequence MAEPPRSCDCFVSLPPGSKEDNVIFGKNSDRPRDEVQEVVYYPATSHAPGSTVQCTYISIPQVELTHAVVLSRPAWLWGAEMGANEHGVCIGNEAVWTKEPVNPEEALLGMDLVRLGLERGDSAWAALNVITGLLEQHGQGGACRETTEPFSYHNTFLLVDRQEAWVLETAGKLWAAQKVTDGVKNISNQLTIGTEISAEHPELRSVAQSQGWWSGEGEFSFTAVFSPDNPPARMELAKQRYKGGTALLQQHDGSVTAEVMMSILRDKASGICMDSEGFCTTGSMVSILPRNQDMPCVHFLTATPDPSRSVFKPFIFSENMRPVSMVMSPQYGPDDPVRTQPRFQHQVDRKHELYKAHQTALTNPDAGVSLQETMRYLEYQCLEEIEAMLRGEIQGQELGDLFFDCVDAEIKFYQ encoded by the exons ATGGCTGAACCTCCTCGGTCATGTGATTGTTTTGTATCTCTGCCTCCGGGTTCAAAAGAAGATAATGTGATATTTGGTAAGAACTCTGACCGTCCGAGAGATGAGGTACAGGAGGTGGTGTATTACCCTGCGACCTCACACGCTCCTGGGTCTACAGTCCAG TGCACATACATTTCCATCCCTCAAGTAGAGCTCACCCATGCAGTTGTACTGAGCAGACCCGCATGGCTCTGGGGGGCTGAGATGGGGGCTAATGAACATGGGGTGTGTATTGGAAATGAGGCAGTCTGGACCAAGGAGCCTGTGAATCCAGAGGAAGCTTTACTGGGAATGGACTTGGTTCG GCTGGGTCTTGAGCGGGGGGACAGTGCGTGGGCCGCTCTGAATGTCATCACAGGCCTACTGGAGCAGCACGGTCAGGGCGGAGCCTGTAGGGAGACCACCGAACCCTTTAGCTACCACAACACCTTCTTACTGGTGGACCGACAGGAAGCCTGGGTCTTAGAGACTGCTGGGAAATTGTGGGCTGCACAGAAAGTCACAG ATGGAGTCAAGAACATCTCCAACCAGCTGACGATAGGCACAGAGATCTCAGCAGAGCATCCAGAGTTGCGCAGTGTGGCTCAGTCTCAGGGCTGGTGGAGTGGTGAGGGGGAGTTCAGCTTTACTGCTGTCTTCAGCCCTGACAATCCCCCTGCTAGGATGGAACTGGCCAAGCAGCGCTACAAGGGCGGCACAGCCCTGCTCCAGCAACACGACG GCTCTGTGACGGCAGAGGTGATGATGAGCATTTTAAGAGACAAGGCCAGTGGGATCTGTATGGACTCAGAGGGCTTCTGTACCACAGGCAGCATGGTGTCCATCCTCCCACGCAACCAAGACATGCCCTGCGTTCACTTCCTCACTGCCACACCCGATCCCTCCAG GTCTGTATTCAAGCCTTTTATCTTCTCTGAGAACATGAGGCCCGTCAGCATGGTGATGTCACCACAGTACGGGCCTGATGACCCTGTCAGGACACAGCCTCGATTTCAGCACCAGGTGGACCGCAAACATGAGCTGTACAAAGCCCACCAGACAGCGTTAACCAATCCC gatgcTGGAGTCTCTCTGCAAGAGACTATGAGATACTTGGAGTATCAGTGTCTTGAGGAGATAGAGGCCATGCTTAGGGGAGAGATACAGGGCCAGGAGCTCGGCGACCTGTTCTTTGACTGCGTGGACGCAGAGATCAAATTCTACCAGTGA